One region of Halococcus salifodinae DSM 8989 genomic DNA includes:
- a CDS encoding ROK family protein, with protein sequence MARYAGVDLGGTNVRAVVADADGEIRGSDKRPVPPDLSTGLPVTDAILDCLREACLAADASPGAIEAVGVAAAGRLDPTEGIVEPTNIAVDTVPLTGPIANLVNSDRVHLHKDVAAGVIGERYHAERNPDDMVYLTISSGIGAGVTVDGSVLKGWDSNAGEVGHYAVDPEGRLTCGCGHDGHWEAYCSGANIPAYARLLWNDADRPATALPIDEEGFDAVDVFAHAREDAFAERVVDRLAEWNAMGVAGVVHAYAPLVISVGGAVALNNEELVVDPIRDRLDDLVMTNVPEVRLTEFGDDVVVRGALASALTGGTGDPADHRG encoded by the coding sequence ATGGCGAGGTACGCCGGCGTCGATCTCGGGGGGACGAACGTCCGCGCGGTCGTCGCCGACGCTGACGGCGAGATCCGCGGCAGCGACAAGCGGCCGGTCCCACCCGATCTCTCTACGGGGCTCCCGGTCACCGACGCGATACTCGACTGTCTCCGCGAGGCGTGTCTGGCGGCGGACGCGTCCCCGGGGGCGATCGAGGCGGTCGGGGTGGCCGCCGCCGGCCGGCTCGACCCCACCGAGGGAATCGTCGAGCCAACGAACATCGCGGTCGACACCGTCCCGCTCACCGGGCCGATCGCGAACCTCGTGAACTCGGATCGAGTCCACCTCCACAAGGACGTCGCCGCGGGGGTGATCGGCGAGCGGTATCACGCCGAGCGCAACCCCGACGACATGGTCTACCTCACGATTTCGAGCGGAATCGGGGCTGGCGTCACCGTCGACGGCTCCGTCCTCAAAGGGTGGGACAGCAACGCGGGCGAGGTCGGCCACTACGCCGTCGATCCCGAGGGACGGCTGACCTGTGGCTGCGGCCACGACGGTCACTGGGAAGCGTACTGCTCGGGGGCGAACATCCCGGCGTACGCGCGGTTGCTCTGGAACGACGCCGACCGACCCGCGACCGCCCTCCCGATCGACGAGGAAGGGTTCGACGCCGTCGACGTGTTCGCCCACGCCCGCGAGGACGCGTTCGCCGAACGGGTCGTCGACCGCCTCGCGGAGTGGAACGCGATGGGCGTGGCGGGCGTGGTCCACGCCTACGCGCCGCTCGTGATCTCGGTCGGTGGGGCGGTCGCGCTCAACAACGAGGAACTCGTGGTCGATCCGATCCGCGACCGGCTCGACGATCTCGTGATGACCAACGTCCCCGAGGTCCGACTCACCGAGTTCGGCGACGACGTCGTGGTTCGGGGCGCGCTCGCGAGCGCGCTCACCGGCGGGACGGGTGATCCGGCCGATCACCGCGGGTGA
- a CDS encoding LURP-one-related/scramblase family protein yields MVSTDSLVGIELTGDEYRVVQSLFRNKYRAYDSAGELVLQGKQKMLKMKEEFPFVGPDGDPVFTVKAGGILDVAGNYTLTDDATGEPVVVLDENYTLLTDRWKLRDPDTESVIAEITSQSTLVEALRYFSDVFSILPHKYEITDADGDHVGSIEGKLSLKDEYVVRIDDASDVPKEAIVAAAMVIDAIEGN; encoded by the coding sequence ATGGTGAGCACCGACTCCCTCGTGGGGATCGAGCTGACCGGCGACGAGTACCGGGTGGTTCAGTCGCTGTTTCGGAACAAGTACCGGGCGTACGACTCGGCAGGGGAGCTCGTGCTTCAGGGCAAACAGAAGATGCTGAAGATGAAAGAGGAGTTCCCGTTCGTAGGGCCGGACGGCGATCCCGTCTTCACCGTGAAAGCCGGCGGGATCCTCGACGTCGCGGGCAACTACACCCTCACCGACGACGCGACCGGCGAGCCGGTGGTCGTTCTCGACGAGAACTACACGCTGCTCACCGATCGGTGGAAGCTCCGAGACCCGGATACAGAGTCGGTCATCGCCGAGATCACCTCACAGAGCACGCTCGTCGAGGCACTTCGGTACTTCAGCGACGTCTTCTCGATCCTCCCTCATAAATACGAGATCACCGATGCCGACGGCGATCACGTCGGAAGTATCGAGGGCAAGCTCTCGCTGAAAGACGAGTACGTCGTCCGAATCGACGACGCGAGCGACGTCCCGAAGGAAGCCATCGTCGCGGCCGCGATGGTGATCGACGCGATCGAGGGGAACTAG
- a CDS encoding SDR family NAD(P)-dependent oxidoreductase: MIDPDLAGRTALVTGSAKGVGRELLLALADCGASVAVHYNTSADAASKVADRAREHGVDVTTVQADVTDPDAVDDLFSAVENDLGSVDVLVNNVGAFAPTHWEEIDFETWNRVLETNLNGTYLCSKRALDGMRAAEWGRIVNVGYASADRLLVSPQNFPYFVAKAGVLMFTRMLAADTQDEGITVNAVSPYVVENSDVFPDSLPRGRSASFEDMCQAMLFFLEDDSDYLSGQNVAVDGGWRPERV, encoded by the coding sequence ATGATCGATCCCGATCTCGCCGGTCGAACGGCGCTCGTCACCGGCAGTGCGAAAGGCGTCGGCCGCGAACTCCTGCTCGCGCTCGCCGACTGCGGTGCGTCGGTCGCCGTCCACTACAACACCAGCGCCGACGCCGCGAGCAAGGTGGCCGACCGCGCCCGCGAGCACGGCGTCGACGTCACGACCGTCCAGGCCGACGTGACCGACCCCGACGCCGTCGACGACCTCTTTTCCGCCGTCGAGAACGATCTAGGGAGCGTGGACGTGCTCGTGAACAACGTGGGTGCGTTCGCGCCGACCCACTGGGAAGAGATCGACTTCGAGACGTGGAACCGGGTACTCGAAACCAATCTGAACGGGACCTATCTCTGTTCGAAGCGCGCGCTGGATGGAATGCGCGCGGCCGAGTGGGGCCGGATCGTCAACGTCGGCTACGCGAGCGCCGACCGACTGCTCGTCAGCCCGCAGAACTTCCCCTATTTCGTGGCGAAGGCGGGCGTGCTGATGTTCACTCGGATGCTCGCTGCCGACACCCAGGACGAGGGAATCACGGTGAACGCGGTCTCGCCGTATGTGGTCGAAAACTCCGACGTATTTCCGGACAGCCTGCCTCGTGGGCGATCGGCATCGTTCGAGGACATGTGCCAGGCGATGCTGTTCTTTCTCGAAGACGACAGCGACTACCTGAGCGGCCAGAACGTCGCTGTCGACGGTGGGTGGCGGCCCGAGCGGGTCTAA
- a CDS encoding cupin domain-containing protein, translating into MGKIAIDEAAGSEMGDADRRSLSEPLDTADLAMNHYALGPGEAFSGGLHAHLDQEEVFYVQEGTATFETKSEATADSDLVEVTAGETIRFAPGEFQQGRNESDEPVAALALGAPKESTEGRVPQPCPECGESDVLAITMTDDGMGLECPECGAAIDADI; encoded by the coding sequence ATGGGGAAGATTGCCATCGACGAGGCGGCAGGGAGCGAGATGGGCGACGCCGATCGACGCAGTCTGTCGGAGCCACTCGACACCGCGGACCTCGCCATGAATCACTACGCGCTGGGGCCCGGCGAGGCGTTCTCGGGCGGGCTCCACGCACATCTCGATCAAGAGGAGGTGTTCTACGTTCAGGAAGGGACCGCGACGTTCGAAACCAAGTCCGAGGCCACTGCCGACAGCGATCTCGTCGAGGTGACTGCCGGCGAGACGATTCGGTTCGCGCCCGGTGAGTTCCAGCAGGGCCGCAACGAGAGCGACGAGCCCGTGGCCGCACTGGCGCTCGGGGCACCGAAGGAGTCGACGGAAGGGCGCGTGCCTCAGCCCTGTCCCGAGTGTGGCGAAAGCGACGTGCTCGCGATCACGATGACCGACGACGGAATGGGGCTCGAATGCCCCGAGTGCGGCGCGGCGATCGACGCCGACATCTGA